The Kosakonia sacchari SP1 genome includes a window with the following:
- a CDS encoding ogr/Delta-like zinc finger family protein yields MMNCPLCGQAAHTRSSFQVSSETKERYNQCTNIECGHTFVTHETYVRSVCRPQKISAAPPHPKGTQGQLAY; encoded by the coding sequence ATGATGAATTGTCCACTATGCGGGCAGGCCGCGCATACCCGCAGTAGCTTTCAGGTTTCCAGTGAAACCAAGGAACGATACAACCAGTGCACCAATATTGAATGCGGGCATACTTTCGTCACGCATGAAACCTATGTTCGCTCTGTGTGCCGACCGCAGAAAATCAGCGCGGCTCCGCCTCATCCAAAAGGAACGCAGGGGCAATTAGCTTATTGA
- a CDS encoding phage tail assembly protein: MSDKANEKTVVLDTPIQRGKNQITEVVLRKPQSGALRGTRLQAIMDMDVSAMMTVIPRISTPTLTPQEMAELDPADLTAMSVEVVTFLLKKSVLADLPTV, translated from the coding sequence ATGAGTGACAAAGCAAACGAAAAAACGGTGGTGCTGGATACCCCCATTCAGCGCGGAAAAAATCAGATCACAGAGGTGGTGCTGCGCAAACCGCAATCCGGCGCGCTGCGGGGCACCCGCTTGCAGGCCATCATGGATATGGATGTGAGCGCCATGATGACGGTGATCCCGCGAATCTCCACGCCCACACTCACCCCGCAGGAAATGGCAGAACTGGATCCGGCGGACCTCACCGCAATGTCCGTGGAGGTGGTCACTTTTTTGTTGAAGAAATCGGTGCTTGCCGATTTGCCGACAGTCTGA
- a CDS encoding phage tail tape measure protein, with translation MSDNNLRLQVVLNAVDKLTRPFKSAQASTKKLAAALKSSKDTLKSLNEQAGKIDGFRKARSQLSLAEKDLSAAKQKAAALAIPHAANTREMAQQIRQFAQAKARVKALQSTYDGLRQSVHLQRKSLKEAGIDTKNLSSEQRKLRKSADQTRQALDKQQKSLKRLGEQQARMNAARADYSRRLEVRDRIAGAGATTTAAGMAMGAPVMAAVKSYASMEDAMKGVAKQVNGLRDDNGNRTARFYEMQDAIKAASEQLPMQNGAVDFAALVEGGARMNVANPSDSWADQKRDLLVFAATAAKASTAFELPADELSESLGKIAQLYKVPTRNIEQLGDALNYLDDNAMSKGADIIDVLQRMGGVADRLDYRKAAALGSTFLTLGAAPEVAASAANAMVRELSIATMQSDRFMDGMDLLKMKPEVLEKQMTKDAIGTIQRVLAKVNKLPVDKRLSVMTMLFGKEYGDDAAKLANNLPELQRQLLLTSGNAANGSMQKESSINKDSLSAQWLLVKTGAENAFSSLGETLREPLMAIMGTVKQVTGAFRRWIEEHPKLAGALLKGVAALASIAVVLGTVMLAVSAVLGPLALMRLQFSILGIKGGGAFGLITKALGSVGKGIVWLGRLMFANPILAVIGLIAMAAIYIWQNWDTLGPKFKAMWDAVCAATTAAWEWIKQTASNAWEGIKSLFFNYTLPGLIAKNWEAIKSGVSQAWASVKQTIAEKWAAILADVAALPAKFQQMGSAIIDSILNGINAKWDALKNKLASVTDYLPDWMTGNNSAAGKTQVRVVGGAAVAAVPFAGMYDSGGVIPRGQFGIVGENGPEIVNGPAQVTSRRRTAALASVVAGMMGAAAAPAEAVPLHPMSLPAAAYRAPSEPTTRQSPVMHFETHAPITIYAQPGQNPQDIAREVARQLDERERRIRAKARSNFSDQGGYDS, from the coding sequence ATGAGTGACAACAACCTGCGTCTGCAGGTGGTGCTTAATGCGGTTGATAAACTCACCCGCCCATTCAAAAGCGCGCAGGCCAGCACAAAAAAGCTGGCTGCTGCGCTGAAATCCAGTAAAGACACGCTTAAATCGCTGAATGAGCAGGCCGGAAAAATAGATGGATTCCGCAAAGCGCGTTCACAGCTTTCCCTGGCTGAAAAGGATCTTTCAGCCGCAAAACAAAAAGCCGCAGCGTTAGCGATTCCGCACGCCGCGAATACGCGTGAAATGGCTCAGCAGATCAGGCAATTTGCACAGGCTAAAGCCCGCGTTAAGGCGCTGCAGAGCACATATGATGGCCTGCGTCAGTCCGTTCACCTCCAGCGTAAGTCGCTTAAAGAAGCCGGCATCGACACGAAAAACCTAAGCAGTGAACAGAGGAAGCTGCGTAAAAGCGCGGACCAAACCAGACAAGCGCTGGACAAGCAACAAAAATCGCTGAAACGGTTGGGGGAGCAGCAGGCGCGCATGAATGCCGCGCGCGCTGACTATTCCCGCCGTCTTGAAGTTCGGGATCGTATTGCCGGCGCTGGCGCCACCACCACCGCAGCGGGAATGGCAATGGGCGCGCCGGTCATGGCGGCAGTGAAAAGCTATGCCAGCATGGAAGATGCGATGAAAGGCGTGGCAAAGCAGGTTAATGGCCTGCGTGATGATAACGGCAACCGCACGGCCCGGTTCTATGAAATGCAGGACGCCATCAAAGCTGCCAGCGAACAGTTACCCATGCAAAACGGTGCGGTGGATTTTGCCGCACTTGTCGAGGGTGGCGCCCGCATGAACGTGGCGAATCCCAGTGATTCATGGGCCGATCAAAAACGCGATTTATTAGTCTTTGCTGCCACGGCTGCCAAAGCCTCCACGGCGTTTGAGCTTCCGGCGGACGAGCTTTCCGAAAGCCTCGGAAAAATTGCCCAGCTTTATAAAGTACCGACCCGCAACATTGAGCAATTGGGTGATGCGCTGAACTACCTGGACGACAACGCCATGTCAAAAGGGGCGGACATTATCGATGTTCTGCAGCGCATGGGCGGCGTGGCGGACCGTCTGGACTACCGCAAAGCCGCTGCGCTTGGTTCGACATTTTTAACGCTGGGTGCTGCGCCGGAAGTGGCAGCCAGTGCCGCTAACGCAATGGTGCGTGAGTTGTCGATTGCGACCATGCAAAGCGACCGGTTCATGGATGGCATGGATCTGCTGAAAATGAAGCCGGAAGTGCTGGAAAAGCAGATGACAAAGGATGCCATCGGCACTATTCAGCGCGTTCTGGCAAAGGTTAATAAGCTGCCGGTGGATAAACGCCTCTCAGTTATGACCATGCTTTTCGGCAAAGAGTATGGCGATGACGCCGCGAAGCTGGCAAACAACCTGCCGGAGCTGCAACGCCAGCTCCTGCTCACGTCCGGTAATGCTGCCAATGGCTCTATGCAAAAAGAGTCCAGTATCAATAAAGATTCGCTGTCCGCGCAGTGGCTGCTGGTTAAGACCGGGGCGGAGAACGCCTTTAGCAGTCTCGGTGAAACCCTGCGCGAGCCGCTGATGGCAATCATGGGCACCGTGAAGCAAGTCACCGGCGCATTTCGCCGCTGGATCGAAGAACACCCGAAGCTCGCCGGGGCGCTCCTGAAAGGTGTGGCTGCGCTGGCGTCGATTGCGGTTGTGCTGGGGACGGTGATGCTGGCGGTATCCGCTGTGCTTGGCCCTCTGGCACTGATGCGCCTGCAATTCTCCATCCTGGGCATAAAAGGCGGCGGTGCGTTTGGTCTTATCACCAAAGCTCTTGGCAGCGTGGGTAAGGGGATTGTGTGGCTGGGCCGCCTGATGTTCGCCAATCCGATCCTCGCGGTGATTGGGCTGATTGCCATGGCGGCTATTTACATCTGGCAGAACTGGGACACGCTGGGGCCGAAATTCAAAGCCATGTGGGATGCCGTTTGCGCTGCCACCACGGCGGCGTGGGAATGGATTAAACAGACCGCCAGCAACGCATGGGAGGGTATCAAATCCCTGTTTTTCAATTACACCCTGCCGGGCCTGATTGCCAAAAACTGGGAGGCCATCAAGAGTGGAGTGTCGCAGGCGTGGGCCAGTGTTAAACAGACCATTGCAGAAAAATGGGCTGCGATTCTGGCTGACGTTGCCGCATTGCCGGCGAAATTCCAGCAGATGGGCAGCGCCATCATTGACAGCATTCTGAACGGCATCAATGCGAAATGGGACGCGTTGAAAAACAAACTCGCTTCCGTCACGGATTACCTGCCGGACTGGATGACCGGCAATAATAGCGCAGCGGGCAAAACGCAGGTGCGGGTAGTTGGCGGCGCGGCAGTCGCTGCGGTTCCGTTTGCCGGCATGTATGACAGCGGCGGTGTCATTCCGCGCGGTCAGTTTGGCATTGTTGGCGAGAATGGCCCGGAAATTGTTAACGGCCCGGCACAAGTGACCAGCCGCAGGCGCACGGCGGCGCTCGCTTCGGTGGTTGCCGGCATGATGGGGGCTGCAGCCGCACCGGCAGAAGCCGTGCCGCTCCATCCGATGAGCCTGCCCGCAGCAGCATACCGTGCGCCGTCTGAGCCGACGACCCGCCAGTCGCCTGTGATGCATTTTGAAACCCATGCGCCGATCACCATCTATGCGCAGCCGGGGCAGAATCCGCAGGATATTGCCCGCGAAGTGGCAAGGCAACTGGATGAACGGGAACGTCGCATCCGGGCGAAAGCACGCAGCAACTTCAGTGACCAGGGGGGATATGATTCATGA
- the nfsA gene encoding oxygen-insensitive NADPH nitroreductase has product MTPTIELLCAHRSIRHFTDQPITQAQREAIIASAQATSSSSFLQCSSIIRITDPALREQLVTLTGGQQHVAQAAEFWVFCADFHRNFQICPEANPGLAEQLLLGVVDTALMAQNAFTAAESLGLGGVYIGGIRNSIEAVGELLQVPKHVLPLFGLCLGWPADAPDKKPRMPAQLVVHENRYQPLDKDVLAQYDEEIAHYYMTRDSNTRRDTWSDHIRRTIIKESRPFILDYLHKQGWATR; this is encoded by the coding sequence ATGACACCAACTATTGAATTGCTGTGCGCCCATCGTTCCATTCGCCATTTTACCGATCAGCCGATTACCCAGGCGCAGCGCGAGGCGATTATCGCCAGCGCGCAGGCGACATCCAGCTCCAGTTTTTTGCAATGCAGCTCGATAATTCGCATCACCGATCCGGCACTACGCGAGCAACTGGTGACGCTTACCGGTGGGCAGCAGCACGTGGCGCAGGCGGCGGAATTTTGGGTGTTCTGCGCTGATTTCCATCGTAATTTCCAGATTTGCCCAGAGGCGAATCCAGGTCTGGCGGAGCAGTTGCTGCTCGGCGTAGTCGATACCGCGCTGATGGCGCAAAACGCCTTCACTGCGGCAGAATCGCTCGGGCTTGGCGGCGTTTATATTGGCGGAATTCGTAACAGCATTGAAGCCGTAGGTGAGTTATTGCAAGTGCCAAAACATGTGCTGCCGCTGTTTGGCCTGTGCCTTGGCTGGCCGGCGGATGCGCCGGATAAGAAACCGCGTATGCCTGCGCAACTGGTGGTGCATGAAAACCGCTATCAGCCGCTGGATAAAGATGTGCTGGCGCAATACGACGAGGAGATCGCCCACTACTATATGACGCGCGACAGCAATACGCGGCGTGACACCTGGAGCGACCATATTCGCCGCACCATCATTAAAGAGAGCCGCCCGTTTATTCTCGACTATTTGCATAAACAGGGATGGGCGACACGCTAA
- a CDS encoding phage major tail tube protein produces the protein MALPRKLKHLNLFNDGNNWQGIVESLTLPKFTRKFEKYRGGGMSGAVDVDMGLDDGALDTEFSIGGMESLIFKQLGKPTADAVQLRFTASIQRDDTGEVQAVELVTRGRPKEVDSGELKTGESNASKVSFTNSYAKLTINGEVLYEVDLINMIEMVNGVDLLEAHRNALGL, from the coding sequence ATGGCTTTACCACGCAAGTTAAAACACCTGAACCTGTTCAATGACGGGAACAACTGGCAGGGCATCGTCGAGTCCCTGACGCTGCCGAAATTCACTCGCAAGTTTGAAAAGTATCGCGGCGGCGGCATGTCGGGCGCGGTTGATGTGGATATGGGGCTGGATGACGGCGCGCTGGACACGGAGTTTTCCATTGGCGGAATGGAGTCGCTGATCTTCAAACAACTGGGTAAACCGACCGCTGACGCTGTGCAACTACGTTTCACCGCCTCCATTCAACGTGATGACACTGGCGAAGTGCAGGCCGTAGAACTGGTCACGCGCGGACGCCCCAAAGAGGTGGATTCCGGCGAACTGAAAACAGGGGAGAGCAACGCCAGCAAAGTCAGCTTCACCAACAGCTACGCCAAACTGACCATCAATGGTGAGGTGCTGTACGAAGTTGACCTGATCAACATGATTGAAATGGTGAACGGTGTGGATTTGCTGGAAGCACACCGCAACGCCCTGGGCCTCTGA
- the ybjM gene encoding inner membrane protein YbjM encodes MKNRRSRVGVICCALLFIAVCLLLVINMKGALPVSGNPELGLLLFTLPGIVGGLIARRRKAIVPLFGAVLAAPFCYVLIYLHLAPSQSNWQVIAWLFSAIFWCGMGGLFYLFVRKILRCKK; translated from the coding sequence TTGAAGAACAGGCGAAGTCGGGTCGGCGTTATTTGCTGCGCATTACTTTTTATTGCGGTGTGTTTGTTGCTGGTCATAAATATGAAAGGCGCGCTACCCGTGTCTGGTAATCCTGAATTAGGCTTACTGCTTTTCACGCTTCCTGGTATTGTCGGTGGGCTGATTGCTCGCCGACGCAAAGCGATCGTGCCGCTTTTCGGCGCCGTGCTGGCGGCTCCATTCTGCTATGTACTGATTTACCTGCATTTAGCACCTTCGCAGTCGAACTGGCAGGTTATTGCCTGGTTGTTCAGCGCGATTTTCTGGTGCGGAATGGGCGGGTTATTCTATCTTTTCGTGCGCAAAATTCTGCGCTGCAAAAAATAA
- a CDS encoding GrxA family glutaredoxin — protein sequence MFAVIFGRPGCPYCVRAKELAEKLTAERDDFNYRYVDIHAEGITKADLEKTVGKPVETVPQIFLDQKHIGGCTDFEAYAKEHFGLFA from the coding sequence ATGTTTGCTGTAATTTTTGGCCGCCCTGGCTGCCCATACTGTGTACGCGCAAAAGAACTGGCAGAAAAACTGACCGCCGAGCGTGACGATTTTAACTATCGCTACGTGGATATTCACGCGGAAGGCATCACCAAAGCCGACCTCGAAAAAACCGTCGGGAAACCGGTAGAAACTGTGCCGCAGATTTTCCTCGACCAGAAACACATTGGCGGCTGCACCGATTTCGAGGCCTACGCCAAAGAACATTTCGGCCTGTTTGCCTGA
- a CDS encoding phage tail protein, which translates to MMMVLGLYVFMLRTVSYQELQYQRNWRHATNSRVNRRPSTQFLGPDNDSLTLSGVLLPEITGGRLSLLALEQMAERGKAWPLIEGSGTIYGMFVIENLSQTKTEFFAGGEARRIEFSLTLKRVDESLTDMFGNLGDQLRNLQDTAASTIGDIKNTVGGLLP; encoded by the coding sequence ATGATGATGGTGCTGGGGTTATACGTTTTTATGCTGCGTACCGTGTCCTATCAGGAATTGCAGTATCAGCGCAACTGGCGGCACGCGACCAACAGCCGGGTGAACCGCCGCCCGTCGACACAATTTCTTGGCCCGGATAATGACTCCCTGACGCTTTCAGGTGTCCTGCTCCCTGAAATCACCGGCGGCAGGCTGTCATTGCTGGCGCTGGAGCAAATGGCAGAACGGGGTAAAGCATGGCCTTTAATTGAGGGCAGCGGCACTATTTACGGCATGTTTGTGATCGAGAACCTGAGCCAGACCAAAACAGAGTTTTTCGCCGGCGGTGAAGCGCGCCGGATTGAGTTTTCCCTGACACTGAAACGCGTTGATGAATCGCTGACCGACATGTTTGGTAACCTGGGCGATCAGCTTCGTAATCTGCAGGACACCGCCGCATCGACGATTGGCGATATCAAAAACACGGTGGGAGGATTACTGCCGTGA
- a CDS encoding GpE family phage tail protein, producing the protein MADIATIFHWSPSVTDAMPLAEVLEWRHKAILRSGASDE; encoded by the coding sequence GTGGCAGACATCGCCACCATTTTCCACTGGTCGCCGTCCGTCACTGACGCTATGCCGCTGGCTGAGGTGCTGGAGTGGCGGCATAAAGCGATCCTGAGAAGCGGGGCCAGCGATGAGTGA
- a CDS encoding aspartate:alanine antiporter: MNINVADLLNGNYILLLFVVLALGLCLGKLRLGSVQLGNSIGVLVVSLLLGQQHFSINTDALNLGFMLFIFCVGVEAGPNFFSIFFRDGKNYLMLALVLVGSALLIALGLGKLFGWDIGLTAGMLAGSMTSTPVLVGAGDTLRHSGMESGQLSSALDNLSLGYALTYLIGLVSLIFGARYLPKLQHQDLQTSAQQIARERGLDTDAHRKVYLPVIRAYRVGPELVAWADGKNLRELGIYRQTGCYIERIRRNGILASPDGDAVLQMGDEISLVGYPDAHARLDPSFRNGKEVFDRDLLDMRIVTEEVVVKNHNVVGRRLAQLKLTDHGCFLNRVIRSQIEMPIDDNIVLNKGDVLQVSGDARRVKTIADRIGFISIHSQVTDLLAFCAFFIVGLMIGMITFQFSSFSFGVGNAAGLLFAGIMLGFLRANHPTFGYIPQGALMMVKEFGLMVFMAGVGLSAGSGIGNGLGAVGGQMLIAGLIVSLVPVLICFLFGAYVLKMNRALLFGAMMGARTCAPAMEIISDTARSNIPALGYAGTYAIANVLLTLAGTLIIIIWPGLG; the protein is encoded by the coding sequence GTGAATATAAACGTCGCAGATTTGTTAAACGGGAATTACATACTGTTATTGTTTGTCGTTCTGGCACTCGGACTTTGTCTCGGTAAATTACGACTGGGTTCTGTTCAACTCGGTAATTCCATTGGCGTTTTAGTGGTTTCATTATTATTAGGCCAGCAACATTTCAGCATTAACACGGACGCACTTAACCTTGGCTTTATGCTGTTTATTTTTTGTGTCGGAGTTGAAGCTGGGCCAAACTTTTTCTCTATTTTTTTTCGCGACGGCAAGAATTACCTCATGCTGGCGTTGGTATTAGTTGGCAGCGCGCTGTTAATTGCGTTAGGCCTTGGCAAACTGTTCGGTTGGGATATTGGCCTGACGGCGGGTATGCTGGCGGGTTCAATGACCTCCACACCTGTTCTGGTGGGTGCGGGCGACACGCTGCGCCATTCAGGTATGGAGAGTGGACAACTCTCCAGCGCGCTGGATAACCTGAGCCTCGGTTATGCCCTGACGTACCTGATTGGTCTGGTGAGCCTGATTTTCGGCGCACGTTATTTACCGAAATTGCAGCACCAGGATCTGCAAACCAGCGCCCAGCAGATCGCCCGTGAACGCGGTCTGGATACCGATGCGCACCGTAAAGTTTACCTGCCGGTGATCCGCGCCTACCGCGTGGGGCCGGAGCTGGTGGCATGGGCCGACGGTAAAAACCTGCGCGAGCTCGGGATCTACCGCCAGACCGGGTGTTATATTGAACGCATTCGTCGCAACGGCATTCTCGCCAGCCCCGACGGTGATGCCGTGCTGCAAATGGGTGACGAGATTTCGCTGGTCGGCTACCCGGATGCCCACGCGCGCCTTGACCCGAGTTTTCGCAACGGCAAAGAGGTGTTCGATCGCGATCTGCTCGACATGCGTATCGTCACCGAAGAAGTAGTGGTCAAAAACCACAACGTTGTGGGCCGCCGTCTGGCGCAGCTCAAGCTGACCGATCATGGTTGCTTTCTTAACCGCGTGATCCGCAGCCAGATCGAGATGCCGATTGACGACAATATTGTGCTCAACAAAGGCGACGTTTTGCAGGTCAGCGGTGACGCGCGTCGTGTAAAAACCATTGCTGACCGCATCGGCTTTATCTCTATTCACAGCCAGGTCACCGACCTGCTCGCCTTCTGCGCGTTTTTTATTGTTGGCCTGATGATCGGCATGATCACCTTCCAGTTCAGCTCTTTCAGCTTCGGCGTGGGTAACGCTGCCGGCCTGTTGTTCGCCGGGATCATGCTTGGCTTCCTGCGTGCCAACCACCCGACTTTCGGCTACATCCCGCAGGGCGCGCTGATGATGGTGAAAGAATTTGGCCTGATGGTATTTATGGCGGGCGTGGGCTTAAGCGCCGGTAGCGGCATCGGCAACGGTCTTGGCGCAGTGGGCGGTCAGATGCTGATTGCCGGGCTTATTGTCAGCCTGGTGCCGGTGTTAATTTGTTTTCTGTTTGGCGCGTATGTGCTGAAAATGAACCGTGCTTTGCTGTTCGGCGCGATGATGGGCGCACGCACCTGCGCCCCGGCAATGGAGATCATCAGCGATACAGCGCGCAGCAATATCCCGGCGCTGGGCTATGCGGGAACCTACGCCATCGCTAACGTTCTACTGACGCTTGCGGGGACATTGATCATCATTATCTGGCCGGGTCTCGGATAA
- a CDS encoding phage late control D family protein: MNYDPHSKTPAFSITIAGKDVTELLDARLMSLTLTDNRGFEADQLDLELDDADGQIVLPRRGAVINLSLGWKGRPLFPKGAFTVDEIEHTGAPDKLTIRARSADFRETLNIRREKSWHQTTVGAVVNEIAARHNLNMALGKDLADKVLDHLDQTNESDGSFLMRLARQFGAIASVKNGNLLFIRQGQGRNASGKPLPVITITRQAGDGHRFTLADRGAYTGVIASWLHTREPKKKETTKVKRRRKKTAAAKEPEAKQGEYLVGTDENVLVLSRTYANRSNAERAAKMQWERLQRGVASFSMQLAEGRADLYTEMPVKVSGFKPPIDDAEWTITTLTHSVSPDSGFTTSLDLEVKIDEFEIE, from the coding sequence GTGAATTATGACCCTCATAGCAAAACGCCGGCTTTCAGCATCACCATTGCCGGCAAAGACGTGACGGAATTGCTTGATGCGCGCCTGATGAGCCTGACGCTGACAGATAACCGGGGCTTTGAAGCGGACCAGCTTGATCTCGAACTGGATGATGCCGACGGGCAAATTGTCCTGCCGCGACGCGGAGCGGTTATTAATCTGTCGCTGGGATGGAAAGGGCGGCCGCTTTTCCCCAAAGGGGCATTCACCGTGGATGAGATTGAACATACCGGCGCACCGGACAAGCTGACCATCCGCGCCCGCAGTGCCGATTTCCGCGAAACGCTGAACATCCGCCGGGAAAAATCATGGCACCAGACAACCGTGGGGGCGGTGGTAAACGAAATTGCTGCCCGGCATAACCTCAACATGGCGCTGGGTAAAGACCTGGCGGACAAAGTACTGGATCACCTCGACCAGACCAATGAAAGCGATGGCAGTTTCCTGATGCGGCTGGCGCGCCAGTTTGGGGCGATAGCGTCCGTAAAAAATGGCAACCTGCTTTTTATCCGCCAGGGGCAGGGAAGAAACGCCAGCGGTAAACCGCTGCCGGTTATCACTATAACGCGGCAGGCCGGTGACGGTCATCGGTTTACCCTGGCCGATCGCGGCGCGTATACCGGCGTGATCGCCAGTTGGCTGCATACCCGCGAACCGAAGAAGAAAGAGACAACCAAAGTTAAGCGCCGGCGAAAGAAAACCGCTGCGGCAAAAGAGCCGGAAGCAAAGCAGGGGGAATATTTAGTGGGTACGGATGAAAACGTGCTGGTTCTAAGCCGTACCTATGCCAACCGCAGCAATGCGGAGCGTGCCGCAAAAATGCAGTGGGAACGTCTGCAGCGTGGGGTGGCGTCATTCTCCATGCAGCTTGCAGAAGGACGGGCAGATCTCTACACCGAAATGCCGGTAAAGGTGAGCGGCTTTAAGCCGCCAATTGATGATGCAGAGTGGACCATCACCACGCTGACGCACTCCGTCAGCCCGGACAGTGGATTTACGACCAGTCTGGATCTCGAAGTGAAAATAGATGAGTTCGAAATTGAATGA
- the rimK gene encoding 30S ribosomal protein S6--L-glutamate ligase has translation MKIAILSRDGTLYSCKRLREAAMQRGHLVEILDPLSCYMNISPAASSIHYKGRQLPHFDAVIPRIGSAITFYGTAALRQFEILGSYPLNESVAITRARDKLRSLQLLARQGIDLPVTGIAHSPDDTSDLIDMVGGAPLVVKLVEGTQGIGVVLAETRQAAESVIDAFRGLNAHILVQEFIAEAKGTDIRCLVVGNEVVAAIERRAKEGDFRSNLHRGGKALVAHISEREREIALAAAQTLGLDVAGVDILRAERGPLVMEVNASPGLEGIEKATGIDIAGRMIQWIERQATPGFCLKTGG, from the coding sequence GTGAAAATTGCCATATTGTCCCGGGATGGAACGCTCTATTCGTGTAAACGCCTGCGCGAAGCGGCGATGCAGCGCGGTCATCTGGTCGAGATCCTCGATCCGCTTTCCTGTTATATGAATATCAGCCCGGCGGCTTCGTCCATTCACTATAAAGGCCGCCAGTTGCCGCATTTCGATGCAGTGATCCCGCGTATCGGTTCGGCCATTACCTTCTATGGCACCGCCGCGCTGCGTCAGTTTGAAATTCTTGGCAGTTATCCACTCAATGAGTCAGTGGCGATCACTCGCGCCAGAGACAAGCTGCGCTCGTTGCAGTTACTGGCGCGTCAGGGGATTGATCTGCCGGTAACCGGCATTGCCCATTCACCGGACGATACCAGCGATCTGATTGATATGGTCGGCGGCGCGCCGCTGGTGGTGAAGCTGGTGGAAGGGACGCAGGGCATCGGCGTGGTGCTGGCAGAAACCCGCCAGGCGGCAGAGAGCGTGATTGACGCTTTTCGTGGTTTGAATGCGCACATCCTGGTGCAGGAGTTTATTGCCGAAGCGAAGGGAACCGATATTCGCTGTCTGGTCGTCGGAAATGAAGTGGTCGCCGCCATTGAACGCCGGGCGAAAGAGGGCGATTTTCGCTCCAACCTGCATCGCGGCGGCAAGGCGCTGGTGGCACATATCAGCGAACGTGAGCGTGAAATCGCGCTGGCTGCCGCGCAAACGCTGGGGCTGGATGTGGCTGGCGTCGATATCCTGCGCGCCGAACGCGGCCCGCTTGTGATGGAAGTTAACGCCTCACCGGGGCTGGAAGGCATCGAAAAAGCCACCGGCATTGATATTGCGGGTCGCATGATCCAGTGGATCGAACGCCAGGCAACGCCGGGTTTTTGCCTGAAAACCGGCGGTTGA
- a CDS encoding type III secretion system chaperone family protein, with translation MDSLVVPGLDTLRHWLDELGINFFECDNCQALHLPHMQNFDGVFDAKVDLVNDVVLFTAMAEVKPSALLALAADLSAINASSLTVKAFLDIQDDNLPKLVVCQSLCVGPGITFEQFAWFMRQSEEQISMVIMEANAHQLLFTPGEEEMAADEESHNFLH, from the coding sequence ATGGATTCACTCGTCGTTCCGGGTCTGGACACGCTGCGTCACTGGCTGGATGAACTGGGCATTAACTTTTTTGAGTGCGATAACTGTCAGGCGCTGCACCTGCCGCACATGCAAAATTTTGATGGCGTGTTTGATGCAAAAGTCGACCTTGTTAATGACGTTGTGCTGTTTACCGCCATGGCTGAAGTCAAACCGTCCGCGCTGCTGGCGCTGGCCGCCGATCTCTCCGCCATCAATGCCAGTTCTTTGACCGTGAAAGCGTTTCTCGACATTCAGGATGATAATCTGCCGAAGCTGGTGGTGTGCCAGTCTTTATGCGTCGGGCCTGGCATAACGTTTGAACAGTTCGCCTGGTTTATGCGCCAGAGTGAAGAGCAGATTTCCATGGTCATTATGGAAGCCAACGCACATCAACTGCTGTTCACGCCAGGCGAAGAAGAGATGGCGGCAGATGAAGAGTCGCACAATTTTCTCCACTGA